Proteins encoded in a region of the Panicum hallii strain FIL2 chromosome 3, PHallii_v3.1, whole genome shotgun sequence genome:
- the LOC112886104 gene encoding serine/threonine-protein kinase STN8, chloroplastic, with product MAASLLPPATLAKKYPTLLHPFGAKPHAQRLIFRCGATSDGADDGWASFLDEIKSSLQVGPSDTVASDAGAGATPDDLVTALPLDPSAGPTIGDTTNAAAGAANELLGVDASAAAASSDAGAGAIPDGLLSALHMDASNPAVRAAGGALSRLDALTAGLSDAQRWALLGFLGVTWLYLTARPGVLSGAVDAYVLAPLQLALDSALGRRSLKMSDFVVGERIGEGSFGVVFFGAVVPKNGAVVEERSGRARTSLQNDDRYKEKVILKKIKVGTVGAKECGDYEEWFNYRVARAAPETCADFLGSFVADKTKSEFVKGGKWLVWKFEGDRTLANYLNDRGFPSNLEQLMFGRALRGLGTLERDALVVKQVMRQLVTSLKRIHGTGIVHRDIKPSNLVVTRRGQVKLIDFGAATDLRIGKNYVPDRTLLDPDYCPPELYVLPEETPEPPPEPIAAILSPILWQLNNPDLFDMYSAGIVLMQMAIPTLRTQSGLKNFNSELRSAGYDLNKWRQSTRRRPDLQILDLDSGRGWDLATKLISQRGANGGGRLSAAAALRHPYFLLGGDQAAAVLSKLSLSK from the exons ATGGCCGCCTCCCTCCTGCCCCCGGCCACCCTCGCCAAGAAGTACCCCACCCTCCTGCACCCGTTCGGCGCCAAGCCACACGCCCAGAGGCTGATCTTTAGGTGCGGCGCGACCAGCGACGGCGCGGACGATGGCTGGGCGTCCTTTCTGGACGAGATCAAGAGCTCGCTGCAGGTGGGCCCGTCCGACACGGTGGCCAGCGACGCCGGCGCGGGCGCCACGCCGGACGACCTCGTGACCGCGCTGCCACTGGACCCCTCCGCCGGCCCGACCATCGGAGACACGACCaatgccgccgccggcgcggcgaACGAGCTCCTGGGCGTGGACGCGTCCGCCGCGGCGGCCAGCAGcgacgcgggcgcgggcgccatCCCGGACGGGCTCCTGAGCGCGCTGCACATGGACGCATCCAACCCGGCGgtgcgcgcggcgggcggcgcgctgtCCCGCCTGGATGCGCTCACGGCGGGGCTGTCGGACGCGCAGCGGTGGGCGCTGTTGGGGTTCCTGGGCGTGACGTGGCTGTACCTGACGGCGCGGCCGGGGGTGCTGAGCGGCGCCGTGGACGCCTACGTGCTGGCGCCGCTGCAGCTGGCGCTGGACAGCGCGCTGGGCCGGCGGAGCCTCAAGATGAGCGACTTCGTGGTCGGCGAGCGCATCGGGGAGGGCTCGTTCGGGGTGGTGTTCTTCGGCGCCGTGGTGCCGAAGAACGGCGCCGTCGTGGAGGAGCGGTCGGGCAGGGCCAGGACGAGCCTCCAGAACGACGACAGGTACAAGGAGAAGGTCATCCTCAAGAAG ATCAAGGTGGGCACGGTGGGGGCCAAGGAGTGCGGCGACTACGAGGAGTGGTTCAACTACCGCGTGGCCAGGGCGGCGCCGGAGACGTGCGCCGACTTCCTCGGGAGCTTCGTCGCCGACAAGACCAAGTCGGAGTTCGTCAAGGGCGGCAAGTGGCTCGTCTGGAAGTTCGAG GGGGACCGGACGTTGGCGAACTACCTGAACGACCGGGGGTTCCCGTCCAACCTGGAGCAGCTCATGTTCGGGCGCGCGCTGCGTGGGCTGGGCACGCTGGAGCGCGACGCGCTGGTGGTGAAGCAGGTGATGCGGCAGCTGGTCACGTCGCTGAAGCGCATCCACGGCACGGGCATCGTGCACCGCGACATCAAGCCCTCCAACCTCGTCGTCACCCGGCGCGGGCAGGTGAAGCTCATCGACTTCGGCGCCGCCACCGACCTCCGCATCGGCAAGAACTACGTCCCCGACCGCACCCTGCTCGACCCGGACTACTGCCCGCCCGAGCTCTACGTCCTTCCCGAGGAGACGCCCGAGCCCCCGCCGGAGCCCATCGCCGCCATCCTCTCCCCGATCCTCTGGCAG CTGAACAACCCGGACCTGTTCGACATGTACTCGGCGGGGATAGTGCTGATGCAGATGGCCATACCGACGCTGCGGACGCAGTCGGGGCTCAAGAACTTCAACAGCGAGCTCAGGTCCGCAGGCTACGACCTCAACAAGTGGCGGCAGAGCACGCGCCGGAGGCCCGACCTGCAGATCCTGGACCTGGACTCGGGGCGAGGCTGGGACCTCGCCACCAAGCTCATCTCGCAGCGGGGCGCCAACGGCGGGGGCAggctctccgccgccgcggcgctgaGGCACCCATATTTTCTCCTGGGTGGAGATCAGGCCGCGGCCGTGCTGTCCAAGCTCTCACTCAGCAAATAG
- the LOC112887566 gene encoding probable WRKY transcription factor 38, giving the protein MAAMAAPATAASELVAKGRKSAAFLRSLLGQQPAVGAGAAPHGLQDLAEQILRCCDRALAALRAATEDAAAASSARKRRNPEQGAVSTPATSSNSKRMRLSGGERATRAEKRRTMEDGFVWRKYGQKDIHGSKHPRLYFRCTYKDDHGCMARRQVQRSEADPSVYLINYFGEHTCCRGDDVAESPAPFVINFGASTRDGQQLIRGSPWSSSCDEGGGLVVSETSDLCHSPEEKELRAGMGDAAELISEQSTPPPVPELTSMSSPEWHPLDGYLVCDDIGLGESLFDDIGEFAPLDYVGLFQ; this is encoded by the exons atggcagcaatggcggcGCCCGCTACTGCGGCATCTGAGCTCGTCGCCAAGGGGAGGAAATCGGCTGCCTTTCTGCGGTCCTTGCTCGGCCAGCAGCCGGCGGTCGGCGCAGGCGCAGCACCCCACGGCCTTCAGGATCTGGCCGAGCAGATCCTCCGCTGCTGCGACCGAGCTCTCGCGGCGCTGCGCGCTGCCACGGAGGACGCTGCGGCTGCCAGCAGCGCCAGGAAGCGCCGCAATCCGGAGCAGGGCGCGGTTTCTACCCCGGCGACGAGTTCCAATTCCAAGAGGATGAG GCTGAGCGGTGGCGAGAGGGCAACACGAGCTGAGAAGAGGCGGACAATGGAGGACGGCTTCGTCTGGAGGAAGTACGGGCAAAAGGACATCCACGGCAGCAAGCACCCGAG GCTCTACTTCCGCTGCACCTACAAGGACGACCACGGCTGCATGGCCAGGCGGCAGGTGCAGCGGTCGGAGGCGGACCCTTCCGTCTACCTCATAAACTACTTTGGCGAGCACACCTGCTGCCGCGGCGACGACGTCGCGGAGTCGCCGGCGCCGTTCGTCATCAACTTCGGCGCGAGCACCAGGGACGGACAACAACTTATACGCGGTTCGCCCTGGTCGTCGTCCTGTGACGAAGGCGGCGGCCTGGTGGTCAGCGAGACATCAGATTTGTGCCACTCGCCGGAGGAGAAAGAGCTGCGAGCGGGCATGGGCGACGCGGCTGAATTAATAAGCGAGCAGtcaacgccgccgccggtgccggagCTGACGAGTATGAGCTCGCCGGAGTGGCATCCTTTGGACGGTTACTTGGTCTGCGACGACATCGGCCTCGGCGAGAGCTTGTTTGACGACATTGGCGAATTCGCCCCTCTCGATTACGTTGGATTGTTTCAATAG
- the LOC112885278 gene encoding uncharacterized protein LOC112885278: MESGEIRKRFGRCPYCRAMVYQDPEVVIYYCSKCRTPIRGKNPVPTEETGDALSRLEILSADTASVFSDELDACRTQASVLDVHGDRSPLFSSSTSCSGLTANSRDGARVYSNEQDERRPLSRRTRRAACSDSFVLRCGVFMSTHSETKEGFSSPRNACGRQRRRSFVGLQELEASMSSISWSRQVPSSRVGPSPLTDPAFQRDLLSTLDSLRGLIAAIEPASIGARAAAARRGARFFRRLESHLARALPGQEHAPRRNAGGSTGSSRSSSASSTGARSGRRKQHHCRPVMGGAPFLVCGSCSELLQVPATTLVSRRKVARLRCGGCEEVLELAASGGVAGPAPRQTTPTSSALPESDDPGSWNSSVRGGGAQPLPLHRALGYSSPSPLLQSRRC, translated from the exons ATGGAGTCGGGTGAGATCAGAAAGCGGTTCGGCCGGTGCCCTTACTGCCGCGCCATGGTCTACCAGGACCCCGAGGTGGTCATCTACTACTGCAGCAAATGCCGCACTCCGATCAGAG GCAAGAACCCGGTGCCGACGGAAGAAACCGGCGATGCGCTCAGTAGGCTGGAGATCCTCTCGGCGGACACCGCGTCGGTGTTCTCCGACGAGCTCGACGCTTGCCGGACTCAGGCTTCGGTTCTCGACGTCCACGGCGACCGGTCTCCGTTGTTCAGCAGCTCCACGTCTTGTTCCGGCTTAACCGCGAACAGCCGCGACGGTGCCCGCGTTTACTCGAACGAGCAAGACGAGCGCCGGCCGCTGTCTCGGCGGACGAGGCGCGCGGCGTGCTCTGACTCGTTCGTTCTCCGTTGCGGCGTGTTCATGTCAACGCATTCGGAGACGAAGGAGGGGTTCTCCTCTCCAAGAAACGCGTGCGGACGGCAGCGCCGGCGATCTTTCGTGGGCTTACAGGAGCTCGAGGCTTCTATGAGTTCTATCAGCTGGTCCAGACAGGTGCCGTCGTCCCGTGTCGGGCCGTCGCCGCTGACGGACCCGGCGTTCCAAAGGGACCTGCTCAGCACGCTTGACAGCCTCCGCGGCCTGATCGCCGCCATCGAGCCGGCGTCAATCGGcgcgagagcggcggcggcgcgccgcggcgcccgcTTCTTCCGCCGGCTGGAGTCCCATCTCGCGCGGGCGCTGCCTGGCCAGGAGCACGCCCCGCGCCGGAACGCGGGCGGCAGCACTGGCTCGTCGCGGTCGTCTTCGGCATCGTCCACCGGCGCGCGCAGCGGACGGCGGAAGCAGCACCACTGCCGCCCGGTCATGGGCGGCGCGCCGTTCCTGGTCTGCGGCAGCTGCTCCGAGCTGCTGCAGGTGCCGGCGACGACGCTGGTGTCACGGAGAAAGGTCGCCAGGCTGCGGTGCGGCGGCTGCGAGGAGGTGCTCGAGCTGGCGGCGTCCGGGGGCGTTGCTGGGCCGGCACCGCGCCAGACGACTCCGACGTCGTCCGCGCTGCCGGAGTCCGACGACCCAGGCAGTTGGAACAGTAGCGTGCGCGGTGGTGGTGCGCAGCCGCTGCCGCTGCACCGCGCGTTGGGGTACAGTTCACCGAGCCCGCTTCTGCAGAGCCGGCGCTGCTGA
- the LOC112886107 gene encoding thioredoxin H5-like → MGCCGSSAVDAEEHLDYSAGKVTIIPDLKCWERKLDEANELGQTVVVKFSATWCGPCRNAAPLFAELSLKHSDLVFVSIDVDELPELVTQFDVRATPTFIFMRDKKEIDKLVGGNQEDLQRKFDPYCQEK, encoded by the exons ATGGGGTGCTGTGGCAGT AGTGCTGTAGATGCTGAGGAACATCTGGACTACAGCGCGGGGAAAGTGACTATCATACCAGATCTGAAGTGTTGGGAACGGAAACTGGACGAAGCGAATGAACTTGGGCAAACG GTTGTGGTAAAATTCAGCGCGACTTGGTGCGGACCGTGCAGGAATGCTGCTCCATTATTCGCCGAGCTCTCTTTGAAGCATTCTGATCTTGTTTTCGTGTCCATCGATGTAGACGAACTGCCG GAACTGGTCACGCAATTCGACGTACGCGCAACTCCAACGTTCATCTTCATGAGAGACAAGAAGGAGATCGACAAGCTGGTCGGGGGCAACCAGGAAGATCTCCAGAGGAAGTTCGATCCATACTGCCAGGAGAAATGA
- the LOC112886106 gene encoding uncharacterized protein LOC112886106 — translation MALHTATAPLAVVLLLHAAAGGSGAGGSGGHAGWSSGTVIGCAAPAPGAANKAEAAESFRASLAPLLAALPSAAAATGFASLPPASAGTGARALGLCFGPAAPAESGCGECLRAAVAAAAEACDDDVRSAGAWRPGCAVVYAEEHASLADEDGGDSRPRFGAGDARSYPDSLEQRLADLAKALAQPKRRPLWKMALSVLFYVLAAIGAVAVVFLLCVFLAGRYLAESLLQNVEAAGLPHGNASAGAEQGEGIAVYIAATNGPAPVWSMAMQLRFH, via the exons ATGGCGCTCCATACGGCGACGGCGCCGCTGGCGGTAGTCCTGCTGCTCCacgccgcggcgggcggctccgggGCCGGGGGCTCGGGCGGCCACGCCGGCTGGTCCTCCGGCACGGTGATTGGCTGCGCTGCGCCGGCCCCGGGGGCGGCCAACAAAGCCGAGGCGGCCGAGTCCTTCCGCGCCAGCCTCGCCCCGCTCCTCGCCGCGCTcccgtccgccgccgcggcgacggGGTTCGCCTCGCTGCCGCCGGCCTCCGCGGGGaccggcgcgcgcgcgctcggccTCTGCTTCgggcccgccgcgccggccgagTCCGGCTGCGGGGAGTGCCTCCGGGCcgccgtcgcggcggcggccgaggcctgCGACGACGACGTCCGCAGCGCCGGCGCCTGGCGCCCCGGCTGCGCCGTGGTGTACGCCGAAGAACACGCCTCCTTGGCCGacgaggacggcggcgactCGCGGCCGCGGTTCGGCGCCGGCGACGCGCGCTCGTACCCCGACAGCTTGGAGCAGAGGCTCGCAGACCTGGCCAaggccttggcccagcccaagcGGCGACCCCTGT GGAAGATGGCACTATCCGTCCTGTTCTACGTCCTGGCAGCCATCGGAGCAGTGGCCGTCGTGTTCCTCCTGTGCGTGTTCTTGGCAGGCCGTTATCTCGCGGAGAGCCTTTTGCAGAACGTGGAGGCAGCAG GTCTGCCACACGGGAACGCCTCCGCCGGAGCTGAGCAGGGCGAAGGGATCGCCGTCTACATCGCCGCGACCAATGGCCCGGCGCCCGTCTGGTCGATGGCGATGCAGCTCCGCTTCCACTAG